The Nymphalis io chromosome 14, ilAglIoxx1.1, whole genome shotgun sequence genome has a segment encoding these proteins:
- the LOC126773481 gene encoding uncharacterized protein LOC126773481 produces MAWNELLLTMLVLISAEGHDVMKRGLIFPPTSLYGTFIAIAVPLDIPDKNVFVSYNFESNYAVVTNITELDEVIFPNLPVVTARHTRSITREMAYTVLETKFKEHGMKGKECMLRNICEAAETPLYHNGFLGHIMHIVFTPSSSKEEGLNEEYYQAEMDGLRGDCDKYHDLCPFSLFDVITRLVETRQKQVIT; encoded by the exons ATGGCTTGGAATGAACTATTACTGACAAT GCTCGTATTGATATCTGCGGAAGGTCATGACGTCATGAAACGTGGTCTTATATTCCCCCCAACGAGTTTATACGGG ACATTCATTGCAATCGCCGTACCTCTCGACATTCCAGACAAGAACGTGTTCGTGTCTTACAACTTCGAGTCTAATTATGCTGTCGTCACAAACATTACTGAGCTGGATGAAGTCATATTTCCGAACCTACCA GTGGTAACAGCGCGTCACACTCGCAGTATCACAAGGGAAATGGCATACACGGTCCTCGAAACCAAATTTAAAGA ACACGGTATGAAAGGTAAAGAATGTATGCTTCGCAATATTTGTGAGGCCGCCGAGACACCGCTATATCATAATGGATTTCTGGGACATATAATGCATATTGTTTTTAC ACCATCATCGTCTAAAGAAGAAGGCTTAAATGAGGAATATTACCAAGCAGAGATGGATGGGCTGAGAGGTGACTGCGATAAATACCATGACCTCTGTCCTTTTAGCCTCTTTGACGTAATCACGAGATTGGTTGAAACGAGACAGAAGCAAGTAATTACTTAG